A window of the Oryzias melastigma strain HK-1 linkage group LG11, ASM292280v2, whole genome shotgun sequence genome harbors these coding sequences:
- the asns gene encoding asparagine synthetase [glutamine-hydrolyzing] codes for MCGIWALFGSDECLSVQCTCAMKIAHRGPDAFRFENVNGFTNCCFGFHRLAIVDQLYGMQPLRIKKFPYLWLCYNGEIYNHHTLQKTFDFDFQTKVDGEVLLHLYDRFGIKKMASLLDGVFAFILLDTANRKVHLGRDTYGVRPLFKLLTDDGFLAVCSEAKGLTNISHSMSTEVKIEPFLPGHIEVFDLKLSGKVQSVQMEPFHCCTQEPAHALHDPLQTLAAGLDEETVKSNIRSLLENGVRKRLMAHRRIGCLLSGGLDSSLIAALLLKLAKEEKLPYKIQTFSIGSEDSPDILAARKVAAHIGSEHHEVNFTAEEGIRAVDEVIFHLETYDITTIRASVGMYLVSKYIREKTDSVVIFSGEGSDELTQGYIYFHKAPSAAAAAKDSVRLLKELYLFDVLRADRTTAAHGLELRVPFLDHRFTAYYLSLPENMRVPKDGVEKHLLRDSFKGLNLIPEEILWRRKEAFSDGMMSVKKSWYTCLQEHLDSIVNDDQMEKASKTFPHNPPTTKEAYYFRQVFEKLYPGRAQWLSHYWMPRWIEAADPSARTLSIYKPDKDQ; via the exons ATGTGTGGGATCTGGGCTCTGTTCGGCAGCGATGAGTGCCTGTCGGTCCAGTGCACGTGTGCCATGAAGATCGCCCACAGAGGCCCGGATGCGTTCCGCTTCGAGAACGTCAACGGCTTCACCAACTGCTGCTTCGGCTTCCACCGGCTCGCCATCGTGGATCAGCTGTACGGGATGCAGCCGCTGCGCATCAAGAAGTTCCCGTACCTGTGGCTGTGCTACAACGGGGAGATCTACAACCACCACACG ctccagaaaaCTTTCGACTTTGACTTCCAAACCAAAGTGGACGGCGAGGTGCTGCTCCATCTGTACGACCGTTTCGGCATCAAGAAAATGGCGTCCCTCCTGGACGGCGTTTTTGCCTTCATCCTGCTGGACACGGCAAACAGAAAGGTGCACCTGGGGAGGGACACGTACGGCGTGCGGCCCTTGTTCAAGCTCCTGACGGACGATGGCTTCCTGGCCGTCTGCTCTGAAGCAAAAG GTCTCACCAACATCAGCCACTCCATGAGCACGGAGGTCAAGATCGAGCCCTTCCTGCCGGGACACATCGAGGTGTTCGACCTGAAGCTGAGCGGGAAGGTCCAGTCCGTTCAGATGGAGCCGTTCCACTGCTGCACGCAGGAGCCGGCGCACGCCCTCCACGATCCTCTGCAGACACTGGCCGCAG GTTTGGATGAAGAAACGGTGAAGAGCAACATCAGGAGCCTTTTGGAGAACGGCGTGAGGAAGCGGCTGATGGCGCACCGGCGGATCGGCTGCCTGCTGTCGG GTGGCCTGGACTCCAGCCTGATCGCCGCTCTGCTCCTCAAGCTGGCCAAAGAGGAGAAGCTGCCGTACAAAATTCAGACGTTTTCCATCGGATCCGAAGATAGTCCGGACATCCTGGCTGCTCGTAAG GTGGCGGCGCACATCGGCAGCGAACACCACGAGGTGAACTTCACTGCAGAGGAAGGCATCCGCGCCGTGGACGAGGTCATCTTCCACCTGGAGACCTACGACATCACCACCATCCGAGCCTCAGTCG GAATGTATTTGGTGTCCAAGTACATCCGAGAGAAGACGGACAGCGTGGTGATCTTCTCTGGAGAAGGATCGGACGAACTCACTCAGGGATACATCTACTTCCACAAG GCTCCATCGGCTGCAGCAGCGGCGAAGGACAGCGTCCGTCTGCTGAAGGAGCTGTACTTGTTCGACGTCCTCCGGGCCGACCGCACGACCGCCGCCCACGG GCTGGAGCTCAGGGTTCCCTTCCTGGACCACAGATTCACTGCGTACTACTTGTCCCTACCTGAGAACATGAGAGTTCCTAAG GACGGAGTGGAGAAGCACCTCCTCAGGGATTCCTTCAAAGGTCTCAACCTGATTCCCGAGGAGATCCTGTGGAGGCGCAAGGAGGCCTTCAGTGACGGGATGATGTCCGTGAAGAAGTCCTGGTACACCTGTCTGCAGGAGCACCTGGACTCCATC GTCAACGACGACCAGATGGAGAAGGCCTCCAAGACGTTCCCCcacaacccccccaccaccaaaGAGGCCTACTACTTCAGGCAGGTGTTCGAGAAGCTGTACCCGGGCCGGGCCCAGTGGCTGTCCCACTATTGGATGCCGCGCTGGATCGAAGCGGCCGACCCGTCGGCCCGAACCCTGTCCATCTACAAGCCCGACAAGGATCAGTGA